The DNA sequence TTAGGAGAAGTGAACGGTGCAGCAGTAGACACAATTTTATTCCCTTCGGTAATGACGTTGGCATATCTGCCCATTGCCAATAGTACGCGTGTTTTTAACGCGATAGCCGAATTCTTATGCGCACGTGTTGTATTATTGTTTGCAGATCCATTATCGTCTGCTAACCCTAATTCTGCATCATTTAAGTCCGTGAGTATTTGTGCATAAATCTCTGCAACAGTACTAGGAGCCAAGTTATTATTTGCCGAGCTCGTTTCAGGTTGCAAGCGAAGAGGAATACCCGTAGAAGCGCCATTATCTAAAGTATATGGCTTTGCAAACAATTGAATTAGCGCGTGGTAACATAAAGCACGTAAGAATTTTGCTTCACTGCGGTATCTCGCTTCCACTTCCGCGCTCACTACGCCTGGATTGGCATCAAAATCAGCTAAAAACTTATTCGCTCTATTGATCGTTAAGTACGAGAAACGCCAAAAGTTTGCGATATAGGTATCGCTTGGATCGTTCGTAAACTGATAGCTGGAATATCCGGTAACATTATTAGAAGTTCGGTTTATAAATTCTTCACCACGAATATCGTTATAGATAAAATAGCGACCACCAAATAATTGACCAGCTTTCGCGGATGCGTACAAGCCAACTACTTGCCGTTCCACCCGCTCTGGATTCTCAAAAGCATTCTCTTCTGGAATACTTAATTCAGGAGGATATCTAAGAAAGTCGTCAGAACAGGAAGAAATAATGCCTGCCGTCGGTATTGAAGCAAAAAGAAGTGCCGCAACGAATGTATGTCTTGTTTTATTAAATATATTTTTCATCTTTTTGTATCTAAAGTATTAAAAGCCAACGTTAACACCTAAACTGAACTGACGACCTTGAGGAATAGAGTTTCTTTCAATTCCTGATGATACATTCGAGTTTCCGTTAGACGATATCTCCGGATCTACACCAGTATACCCTGTCAATAAGAAAAGGTTATTTGCCTGCACATAGAATCTTACAGAAGAGATGCCTGATCGTCCGAAAGCAGATTGCGGAAGTCTATAACCTAATGTAGCTGTTTGTAGACGTAAGAAATCTCCTTTCTCCACATTTGCATCAATTAAAAAAGCGGAACCATTCGATACGTTATCTGAGTATACTGCTTTTGGAATATCCGTACTTGTATTTTCTGGAGTCCAGGCATTAAGCGCCTCGGTAGAGTTGTTCCAAATACGTTGATCTAATAAACCTGCTCTAGAACCATTGTAGATGTAATTACCTCCGGAGAATGTAAAGTTCAACGCCATATCCCAAGATTTGTAGGCAAAGGTATTATTGAAACCTCCAAACCAAGTAGGAATGGTGTTCCCTAACAATTCGGTAGCGGAAGTAACACTGGTTGCACTAACTGCTTGTCCATTTTCCACCAACGTGTAGCTATTTGCTCCCCTTAAGTGTTGGTATTGTACCTCTCTCCCTTGGTTGTCAATAAATATACGGGCACCATTTTCCGGATTGACACCGTTCGTTCTAACACCATAAATTTGAGAAGCAGAGTGTCCAACTTGGGTAATATTAGACAATTCCAAATCGCCTGTATATCCTAATATTGGCGTATTATCATCTACCAAAGAGGTAACCTCATTCTTAAGTGTAGAGAAGTTTAAGTTAGTAGACCAAGTAAAATCCTGGGTTCTAACCGGCACTGCATTGACCGCAAACTCCCAACCTTTGTTGTACATGGATCCCACGTTTAACAAGATGGTGTTGGCATCGCCCGGAATTCCCTTAGATGGTGCTTGAGGAACTCCCAAAATCATGTTATCTACATTTTTGCGGTACCAGTTGGCTTCGAAATTCAAACGATTGTCTATGAATCCTACATCCAATCCAATATTCGTTTGTTGACTTGTTTCCCATTTCAGTTCTCTGTTACCAGCTTGAGAGTAAACTAAAGATGAGGCAGAGGCACCGTAAAGTCCTAGCGAGTAAAGGTTATAGGCAGTATAAAAACTCGTTAGATTACCATTACCTGTACGACCCCAACTACCCCGAAGACGGAAATTGTTAACCACTTCGGATATACTACTTGATTGAAAAAAGTCTTCTTCAGATAAGGTCCATCCTACAGATGCTCCTCCAAAATTACCCCATTGGTTCCCTGGAGACAGCGCTGAATTTCCGTCACGACGGAAATTTCCACTTAAAAAGTATTTGTTTTTGTAGTTGTAACTTGCACTTGCCAAATACGCTTCAAATGCTAGATCACTAATCGCATTCCCCGCAGCAACATTGGTAACAAATGTACCTTGGAATTGATCGAAGAAGTCGTCTGCTAAGTTTTCGCGAGCTGCTCCCCAGTTGGTTACTCTTGTTTTTTGAACATCGGAACCAATCAAGAAGTTGAAATTGTGCACATCGTTAATGCTGGTAATATACTGCAATGTATTTATCCAGTTCCAGTTATCTGCACGAGCGTGGTTGTTATACGCCCGACCATTAAACGACCTCCCATCCCCGTTGATTGGATTCCAAAACTGGATGTTTTCCGTCTGACGAAAATCCCAAGTGTACGTTGATTTAAATGTTAAACCTTCTGCCAATTTCAACTCTGTTCCAAGGTTAGCCAGCAATCTATTCGTTTCCGAAGAATTTCTGTCCAAATCAATTAACACTTGTGGGTTCGAATATTGTAGAGCAAGAAGATTGGCACCACGTCCGATCGCATTTTGTTCTATATTATAGCTACCATCCGCGTTATAGATAGGCACGTTAGGCGCTTGTGTCATCGCTATACGTCCTAAACCCGAAGAATTAAAAGCGCCGCCAGCAATGGAACCACTATTTGGGGCATTGTTGACGGTATTATTGTAGCTTACGTTTCCAAATAATTTTAACCAGTCAGTCGCTTGGTGGTCAATATTGAAACGTCCTGAACGTCTCTTGAAATTATTGGCTTCCAAAAAACCATCCTGATCGGATATACCAGCGGAGAAATAATAGACCGTTTTGTCACTTCCCCCTGAAACTGACACGTTGTGGTTTTGCGAAACTGCAGTTCTGTAAACCACGTCTTGCCAATCGACATCGACTAAATTTCCATTTTCATCGAAGCTTGGCAAAAATGTATTTCTAGGTGCGCCCGTGTAATTAGGATTGTTAACCAAAGCATTATCGATGGCAGCATTTTTAAAATCCATAAATTGCTGCGCGTCCAACATCTTCGGCAAGCGCACGGCATTGTTCACGCCTACCCATGCATCATAACTAACACGAGCCTTACCTTGTTTACCACGTTTGGTGGTTACTACCAATACACCTGCAGCTGCACGTGATCCGTAAATAGAAGCGGATGCAGCATCTTTTAAGATATCGATAGATTCAATATCGGCAGGATTGATATCGGCAAGAGGATTATTAGGCACAGAGTTTGCAGAAACATCTCCGGAAGAAATTGGGATTCCATCTACCACAATTAATGGAAACGAGCTCAGTGAGATAGAACTCAAACCCCTTACACGAATAACTGGCGGGTTGTTTAGCAAGCCGTTTGGTTGTACAATGTTAACCCCAGTTGCCTGTCCTGTTAAGCCTTGCGCAAAACTCTGTACGGGTCTGTCGGCAATGGCTGCTCCACTTACGCGAGCAGAAGCTCCTGTAAACTCGCGTTTCGATTGTACACCGTATCCAGTAACCACTACTTGTTCTAATGAGCCTTCAGACGGCTCTAGTACGACATTGAGGCGTTGAGCTCCAGCAGTAACTTGTCTGTTTATGCTCGTGTAACCAACATAGGAAAATTGCAGGGTAGCACCTGGAGAGACTGTGATGTTGTAATTTCCGCTACCGTCTGATTGAGTGGCTACAGCCAATCCTTGTACTGATATCGACACCCCTCCCAATGGAGAACCATCAACAGATGAAGTGACTGTTCCAGACAGCCTTTGATTTTGCGCATTCGCTACCCCAATAAGGAAAGCACAAAGCACAAAAAAACTGAGTAATTGTTTTTTCATAAGTGTGTGTGTGTGTTTAGTTAGTAAAAAGTCAATTATAGATATTTTTTTTCTTAAAATATCTATAATTGACTTTTTTTTTAACATATATGTGAAAACTAAAACAGTTATCCATCACATTTCTGATTTTCAATAGAGATAAAGAAGTAAATATAGAAGAAACACCAATGATATCTAAAAATATGATTTTACACGAAATAACTTATCTGGCTTAGATCACTTTCATATAAAATCTATAAAAAAGATATATGCATTTTCTAGAACCATGGGATTGGATCAAGACTTTTCAAACTACTTATTACTGCGTTTAATTTTAATTCAAAAAAACTATCTTTACCTTATTGATTTAAAATATTCATTTCTTTTATAATCACTTTTCTAGAGTAATTTAAAGTTTAATAAAACAAAAACGGCCGTCCTTGTTCTAAGCTTCTTTGCTAAGGAATATTAATAGCCTGGATTTTGCTCCGCTGCCAATGTTGGATTAGATAGCACTTCACTTTCTGGGATTGGCCACAAAAACAGATTACTATTATAGGGTAATGCTACGATATTCCTTGAAATATTAGGAGGCTGCGCCAGATCAAAACTATTTTGATCATCTAAGGAGGCAAATTCAATCTTTGCAGGTATTCCATTTGTTCCATAAGTAGCATCAAGTGCTAATCGATGAATATTCGGCCATCTTCTTCCCTCTCCCGCAAATTCTATTCTCTGCTCATTCAACACAGCTTGAATGAGATCTTCTGGAGCCGTGGTTCCGAAGCTTGCTCCATTGGGCACAGAGCGATCACGCACAGCATTAAGTAAGCTAAGAGATTGTGCATTGTTGCCCAGTCTGGCATGTGCCTCACTGGCATTTAACAGTACCTCTGCATATCGTAATATTGGCGCCCAATCCGAAAATATAAGAAAGCTCCGATATTTGTTATTGTACACTAAACGATATCCACCGTCACTATTTACCTGCCTAAAATGCAATAATGTTCGGCGGAGATCATCTTCTAGCCAGTAGGAAACATTCCAAAGTATAGGGCTTGTGGATACTTGATTACGCCCTCCACTTGCTCCAGGATCGGGATTAGCTGTAGATGCTCCGAAAGTGGAAGACAGAGAATTAGTGACACCCGGATTTGCCAATCCACTCATTGCAAATGAAAAAATAGACTCCGAATTGCCACCATTATTCACAAAAGGTTCGTCTGGAGATATAGATAGCGTATATGCTCCGATAGGACTACTAAAATTTGAAGTGCCAATAGCGCCTAACTTATTTGCTTCTGCTATTACACCAGAATAGTCTTGTTGATGCAATTTAATCCTTGTTTTCAGTGCTATCGCTGCTCCGCTAGTAGCACGCGAAATACTAACTCCAACTACCGCACGTGTATTAGGCAAGTTGATTTCTGCAAAATCCAAATCGACAAGTATATTTTCATAAGCTGCCGCAACGGTGCCTCTACCTACCGTGACATTATTATCAATAGCACCATTTGAAGTAATAGCAACTGTACGATATGGAACGCCCGGTTTATTGCCATTATCATCCGCAAAAGGCCTGGAAAAGTGAAGCAAAAGCTCGTGATGAGCTAGTGCTCTGAGAAACCGAGCTTCACCTTCATAAGCTAATGCTACTTCTGCAACGATTACTCCATTTTCAACCGCTCTACGAACTCCATCAATGAATACATTTGCTTCATTAATCATTTTGTATAATTGTTCCCAATGATTTTTATTTAGTACACTTACCGTACTATGTGCACCTTCATAAGTAGTGGTAAAGCTTTGTTGTAAGTTAATCATATCTTCGCCCCTCATTTCACCTTGCTGTATAGATGCTGACCCAAATGGGAATCCCCTTCCACCTCCTCCTTCGAACTCTCCGATAGTGGCCGCTCGGTATACTCCATTGATCGCCAACTCAATATTTCCAGGTGTGTCAAATGCAACCTCTTCTGAGAGGTTATCCAATGGTTGAAGTTCAATAAATTGGCTACATCCACTCAATATCGAGAATGCGATGATCAAAGGCAATAATACACTACTTTGTTTTGTTATATATTTATGAATCATGTTTTTATATTTAAAATCCGACATTCAATCCAAACGTATAAGTTCTAGGAATTGGGTTAGCGCTAAAGTCTAAACCATATTGGATATTGCGACTTTGTACGTCATCTGCTAAGAAGTTAGCTCCGTTAAGATTAGATAGTTCTGGATCCAAACCTTTGTAATTGGTGATAACAAATGCATTTTGTACTTGTGCAAATATCCTCAGACTATTAAATCGTATACTCGATAAAAACTCCGGAGTGAAGTTGTATCCGACCGAGATATTTTGAGCACGTATGAAGTTGCCATTTTCTAAAAATCGGCTGTTAAGGTTTCCCGCTTGTAATGCATAATTATCGGAGTTGAAGTATAGCGTCGGTACATCGGTAATCTGGCCTGGTGTCGTCCAGCGATCCAATAACTCTCTACCTGCACCAGCAAATCCTTGTTGGTTGAGTGATTCTTGTCTTGTTCTGTTGTACACCATATTGCCACCCGAGAAAGTCAAGAAGATATTGGCATCAAAATTTCGATAACTAAAGGTGTTGTTAAGACCTCCATACCACGTTGGGAGAGATCCGCCAAGCACGCGCTTATCGGCGAGTGTAAGCCCATCGGTAACTTGCGATTCATCAGCACCATTTTCGGGATTATATACACTCCAAGCCCCATTATTACCAAATGCACGCTGTACAATGGTACCATCAGCTTTCTCAAACAACGGGTTTCCATTTGCGGAGTTTACTCCATGACTTACATACCCAAAGAAGGAACCGAAAGCTTCTCCTTCTCTCACAGTGTGGAAAAGATAGTTGATGGGTTGGTTATCCACCAATCTTTGTACTCTATTTTTCAGAAATGTTATGTTAAAATTGGTCCTCCAGATAAAGTTAGCTTGATCAATGTTGGTGGAATTAATCGCAAATTCAAAACCCTTATTATACATTGCTCCGATATTTCTATTGATTTGATTGGACGGAACACCTAATGAAGGCGGTGTCGGAGCTGCCAAGATGAGATTATCGATATTATTATTGAAATAATCAGCCACGACTGATAGTCTATTATTGAAAAAGCTAACGTCTATTCCTACATCCATCTTTTGGCTGGTCTCGAATCGTAAATCAGGATTAGCGATCTGGGCATAGCGAATTCCATTGGCGGTACCATAAATAGTTCCGGCAAAAACTCCGGCAAAAGGATAATTTCCAATTTCCGTATTCCCTACCTTTGCCCAGCTACCGCGAATTTTTAAATCGCTGATAAATGATGAGCTAAAGAAATCTTCTTCGGAGATATTCCATCCCAATGATGCTCCTGGCAGGGTAGCCGACTGATTGCCAAATGGCAAAGCAGACAATCGATCATTCCTTAAAGTAGCGCTGATCAAATAGCGTTTTTTATAAATGTAATGTGCTCTTCCGAACAAGGATTCAAATGCATTTTGGCTCGCACTACCCGTCACGACTTGATTATTAAGAGTA is a window from the Sphingobacterium sp. lm-10 genome containing:
- a CDS encoding RagB/SusD family nutrient uptake outer membrane protein; the encoded protein is MIHKYITKQSSVLLPLIIAFSILSGCSQFIELQPLDNLSEEVAFDTPGNIELAINGVYRAATIGEFEGGGGRGFPFGSASIQQGEMRGEDMINLQQSFTTTYEGAHSTVSVLNKNHWEQLYKMINEANVFIDGVRRAVENGVIVAEVALAYEGEARFLRALAHHELLLHFSRPFADDNGNKPGVPYRTVAITSNGAIDNNVTVGRGTVAAAYENILVDLDFAEINLPNTRAVVGVSISRATSGAAIALKTRIKLHQQDYSGVIAEANKLGAIGTSNFSSPIGAYTLSISPDEPFVNNGGNSESIFSFAMSGLANPGVTNSLSSTFGASTANPDPGASGGRNQVSTSPILWNVSYWLEDDLRRTLLHFRQVNSDGGYRLVYNNKYRSFLIFSDWAPILRYAEVLLNASEAHARLGNNAQSLSLLNAVRDRSVPNGASFGTTAPEDLIQAVLNEQRIEFAGEGRRWPNIHRLALDATYGTNGIPAKIEFASLDDQNSFDLAQPPNISRNIVALPYNSNLFLWPIPESEVLSNPTLAAEQNPGY
- a CDS encoding RagB/SusD family nutrient uptake outer membrane protein, which codes for MKNIFNKTRHTFVAALLFASIPTAGIISSCSDDFLRYPPELSIPEENAFENPERVERQVVGLYASAKAGQLFGGRYFIYNDIRGEEFINRTSNNVTGYSSYQFTNDPSDTYIANFWRFSYLTINRANKFLADFDANPGVVSAEVEARYRSEAKFLRALCYHALIQLFAKPYTLDNGASTGIPLRLQPETSSANNNLAPSTVAEIYAQILTDLNDAELGLADDNGSANNNTTRAHKNSAIALKTRVLLAMGRYANVITEGNKIVSTAAPFTSPNRVAHALQANVVNVFRTYNTTESVLSFPMADTNPPGTQNQLGYYYNVGNIEYYLNQSAPGIYANTAAWPETDARRSGLTSPYSAAWHIVTKWSGASPFIDWVPIIRYPEVLLNLAEAEAEAGSLTRATALLQAVRSRSDANYTFSGLNSSSAAVQAILLERRIELLGEGFRIPDLQRRNTPITSVGAGNSIPVTDSRYVFPIPTSEALTNNDI
- a CDS encoding TonB-dependent receptor, producing the protein MKKQLLSFFVLCAFLIGVANAQNQRLSGTVTSSVDGSPLGGVSISVQGLAVATQSDGSGNYNITVSPGATLQFSYVGYTSINRQVTAGAQRLNVVLEPSEGSLEQVVVTGYGVQSKREFTGASARVSGAAIADRPVQSFAQGLTGQATGVNIVQPNGLLNNPPVIRVRGLSSISLSSFPLIVVDGIPISSGDVSANSVPNNPLADINPADIESIDILKDAASASIYGSRAAAGVLVVTTKRGKQGKARVSYDAWVGVNNAVRLPKMLDAQQFMDFKNAAIDNALVNNPNYTGAPRNTFLPSFDENGNLVDVDWQDVVYRTAVSQNHNVSVSGGSDKTVYYFSAGISDQDGFLEANNFKRRSGRFNIDHQATDWLKLFGNVSYNNTVNNAPNSGSIAGGAFNSSGLGRIAMTQAPNVPIYNADGSYNIEQNAIGRGANLLALQYSNPQVLIDLDRNSSETNRLLANLGTELKLAEGLTFKSTYTWDFRQTENIQFWNPINGDGRSFNGRAYNNHARADNWNWINTLQYITSINDVHNFNFLIGSDVQKTRVTNWGAARENLADDFFDQFQGTFVTNVAAGNAISDLAFEAYLASASYNYKNKYFLSGNFRRDGNSALSPGNQWGNFGGASVGWTLSEEDFFQSSSISEVVNNFRLRGSWGRTGNGNLTSFYTAYNLYSLGLYGASASSLVYSQAGNRELKWETSQQTNIGLDVGFIDNRLNFEANWYRKNVDNMILGVPQAPSKGIPGDANTILLNVGSMYNKGWEFAVNAVPVRTQDFTWSTNLNFSTLKNEVTSLVDDNTPILGYTGDLELSNITQVGHSASQIYGVRTNGVNPENGARIFIDNQGREVQYQHLRGANSYTLVENGQAVSATSVTSATELLGNTIPTWFGGFNNTFAYKSWDMALNFTFSGGNYIYNGSRAGLLDQRIWNNSTEALNAWTPENTSTDIPKAVYSDNVSNGSAFLIDANVEKGDFLRLQTATLGYRLPQSAFGRSGISSVRFYVQANNLFLLTGYTGVDPEISSNGNSNVSSGIERNSIPQGRQFSLGVNVGF